A genomic window from Alkalihalobacillus sp. AL-G includes:
- a CDS encoding YitT family protein: MSLKKLFAIIIGSIFVGAGINGLLAPHHLLDGGIIGISLIANYTWGFQPGLVIILLSLPLYGLAWFYHRSYFYNSLHGLLISSFFIDVLAPIRHWSHPPLLLCALIGGFLVGTGIGIMLQQETSTGGTDLLAQMISKVTHINVGIIIFLIDAVVIVCGGIFLGSQSFLYSVVTIIVVGMTTTFITMTKTSSPTH, translated from the coding sequence ATGAGCTTGAAAAAACTATTCGCAATCATTATCGGCAGTATTTTCGTAGGTGCAGGGATTAATGGATTGCTCGCTCCGCATCACCTCCTCGATGGCGGGATCATCGGAATCAGTCTGATCGCAAATTATACGTGGGGGTTTCAGCCTGGTCTAGTGATCATTCTGCTAAGCTTACCGTTATATGGACTGGCTTGGTTTTATCATCGTTCCTATTTTTATAATAGCTTACATGGTCTGTTAATCTCATCCTTTTTTATCGATGTTCTTGCTCCGATTCGGCATTGGTCTCATCCCCCGCTACTTCTTTGTGCATTGATTGGGGGGTTTCTCGTCGGAACAGGGATTGGAATCATGCTTCAGCAAGAGACAAGCACGGGTGGAACCGATTTGCTTGCGCAGATGATTTCAAAAGTGACTCATATTAACGTCGGGATTATCATTTTTCTGATCGATGCGGTTGTCATTGTTTGCGGTGGTATTTTTCTTGGCAGTCAATCCTTTTTGTATTCGGTGGTGACCATCATCGTAGTCGGTATGACCACTACCTTTATCACGATGACAAAGACTTCATCTCCTACCCATTAA
- a CDS encoding GNAT family N-acetyltransferase — translation MNIREATINDVPAMLHIYNNVVRTSSVTFDLIEQTLEERIIWFHQFNESFPLLVAVEEAEVIGYACLTPFRDKPAYSRTVENSIYLSKSARGKGVGSVLLADLIKRAKVLDYHTVIAVLADDDPASRSLHRKFGFQKTGSVKEVGFKFNEWHDIHFYQLILGNFKKEEVL, via the coding sequence ATGAACATTCGAGAGGCTACCATTAATGATGTACCTGCAATGTTACATATATACAATAACGTTGTACGGACGTCTTCAGTTACGTTTGATTTGATAGAACAGACCTTAGAGGAACGCATAATCTGGTTCCACCAGTTTAACGAGAGCTTTCCATTACTCGTTGCGGTAGAGGAAGCAGAAGTGATTGGTTATGCTTGTCTAACTCCATTTCGGGATAAACCAGCCTATAGCAGGACGGTTGAGAACTCAATCTACTTATCTAAAAGTGCACGTGGAAAAGGGGTAGGTTCGGTTCTTTTAGCGGATTTGATTAAAAGGGCAAAAGTGCTAGATTATCATACTGTCATTGCCGTCCTTGCAGATGATGATCCGGCTAGCAGAAGTTTACATAGGAAATTCGGATTTCAGAAAACCGGCAGCGTTAAAGAAGTCGGCTTTAAATTCAATGAATGGCATGATATTCATTTTTACCAATTAATCTTGGGAAATTTTAAAAAAGAGGAGGTGCTTTAA
- a CDS encoding cysteine hydrolase family protein: MNLSRNTPFIVIDVQKTFDNPSWGRRNNPDAEDKIAKLIQYWRETGRPIIFVQHISEKADSLFYINGDTVQFKIQAKPKESEAIIRKHVNSAFIGTDLLQRLKEMKCKRVVIAGLTTNHCVETTTRMAGNYGLNPILVEDACATFDRQGPDGTNFTAEQIHEMTLVNLNEEFAEIVTTEQLFSRSIS, from the coding sequence ATGAATTTATCGCGAAATACACCATTTATCGTAATTGATGTTCAAAAAACGTTTGATAATCCGAGCTGGGGAAGGAGAAATAATCCCGATGCAGAGGATAAAATTGCAAAGCTCATTCAGTATTGGAGAGAAACTGGGCGACCGATTATTTTTGTACAACACATTTCAGAAAAAGCCGACTCCTTGTTTTATATAAATGGTGATACTGTCCAGTTTAAAATCCAGGCAAAGCCAAAAGAGAGTGAAGCTATTATACGAAAGCATGTCAACAGTGCCTTCATCGGAACTGATCTGTTACAAAGGTTAAAAGAAATGAAGTGTAAGCGTGTCGTGATTGCAGGACTGACAACGAATCACTGTGTAGAAACCACAACCCGAATGGCTGGAAACTATGGACTCAATCCTATTTTAGTAGAGGATGCATGTGCAACGTTCGATCGGCAGGGTCCAGATGGAACAAACTTTACTGCTGAACAAATTCACGAAATGACTTTGGTTAATTTAAACGAGGAATTTGCTGAGATCGTAACAACGGAGCAACTATTTTCACGTTCTATATCATAA
- a CDS encoding SpoVR family protein, with amino-acid sequence MSLDEHKELVRAIDEITEIAEGFGLDFYPMRYEICPSDIIYTFGAYGMPTRFSHWSFGKQFNKMKLQYDLGLSKIYELVINSDPCYAFLLDSNTLIQNKLIIAHVLAHCDFFKNNVRFSNTRRDMVESMTSTAERIAAYEHEHGKKEVESFLDAILSIQEHIDPSIMRPRLNYAFEEAEEVLKKKATPYDDLWNIDQSQSKKEVTKKNARKKIPPRPEKDLLLFIQEFSRELEDWQRDILSMMREEMLYFWPQLETKIMNEGWASYWHSRILREMDLTSDEVIEFAKLNAGVVQPSRTSINPYYLGLKIFEDIEERYDNPSEELIKQGVEPGDGREKMFEVREIESDISFMRNYLTKELCDREDMYLFQKQGKDYRITTKMWEDVRDQLVNSRVNGGFPYITVNDSDYLRNGELYLVHHYEDIELDVRYLEKVLPYVYQLWGRSVHLETKVENKSVAFTYDGKSVHKRNL; translated from the coding sequence ATGAGCCTCGATGAACATAAAGAACTGGTAAGAGCAATTGACGAGATTACGGAGATTGCAGAAGGTTTCGGACTGGATTTTTATCCGATGCGGTATGAAATTTGTCCTTCAGATATCATTTATACATTCGGTGCCTACGGGATGCCGACACGCTTCTCCCACTGGAGCTTCGGCAAACAATTCAATAAGATGAAGCTACAATACGATCTCGGGTTAAGTAAAATCTATGAGCTCGTCATTAATTCCGATCCGTGTTATGCTTTTTTGCTCGACAGTAACACGTTGATTCAGAACAAGCTGATTATTGCACACGTACTCGCTCACTGTGATTTCTTTAAAAATAATGTTCGGTTTTCAAATACGAGAAGAGATATGGTCGAGAGCATGACGTCTACTGCGGAACGGATTGCAGCATACGAGCATGAACATGGTAAAAAAGAAGTGGAAAGTTTTCTGGATGCGATTTTATCAATCCAGGAGCACATTGATCCATCAATTATGCGTCCAAGACTCAATTACGCCTTTGAGGAAGCAGAGGAAGTCCTTAAAAAGAAGGCAACTCCATACGATGATTTATGGAATATCGATCAATCTCAATCAAAAAAAGAAGTAACGAAAAAGAATGCAAGGAAAAAAATTCCTCCGCGCCCAGAGAAGGATTTACTCCTATTTATTCAGGAATTCAGCCGGGAGTTGGAGGATTGGCAGCGAGATATTCTTTCGATGATGCGCGAAGAAATGCTTTATTTCTGGCCGCAGCTTGAAACGAAAATCATGAACGAAGGCTGGGCATCTTACTGGCATTCGAGAATTTTAAGAGAAATGGATCTTACGAGTGATGAAGTGATCGAATTCGCAAAGCTGAATGCTGGAGTTGTTCAGCCATCCCGTACTTCAATCAATCCGTATTATCTTGGCCTTAAAATTTTTGAGGATATCGAGGAACGATATGACAATCCTTCAGAAGAATTGATAAAGCAAGGGGTTGAACCAGGGGATGGGCGTGAGAAGATGTTTGAAGTAAGAGAGATCGAATCGGACATTTCATTCATGCGTAACTACCTGACGAAGGAACTCTGTGATCGCGAGGATATGTATTTGTTCCAAAAACAGGGTAAGGACTATCGAATTACGACGAAAATGTGGGAGGATGTCCGCGATCAACTCGTCAACAGCCGGGTGAACGGCGGTTTTCCGTACATTACTGTAAACGATAGTGATTATTTAAGGAACGGCGAGCTTTATTTGGTACACCATTATGAAGACATCGAATTGGATGTCCGTTACCTTGAAAAGGTTCTTCCGTATGTGTATCAGCTCTGGGGACGATCCGTGCACCTAGAAACAAAGGTCGAAAACAAATCCGTCGCCTTTACCTACGACGGGAAAAGCGTGCATAAACGGAATCTATAG
- a CDS encoding alpha/beta fold hydrolase: protein MGFYITVEPSVKIFVEELGPKNGKPILFVHGWPLNRKMFEYQFDQIPNAGYRCIRMDLRGFGSSDKPWTGYSYDRMADDIRIVIDTLKLKNLILVGYSMGGAIVIRHMVRHAGQNISKLVLMGAAAPVFTKRPGYPYGMTKEQVNKLIQATYTDRPKMLEEFGDLVFEQPISDSFKSWFHGLGLEASGHATAMTAMSLRDEELWNDMHKIHVPTGIFHGVKDKICPFEFAQVQHAQINGSKLFSFNKSGHGIFYCELEKFNREFLRFVSG, encoded by the coding sequence ATGGGATTCTACATCACGGTTGAGCCAAGTGTGAAAATTTTTGTCGAAGAACTAGGACCTAAGAATGGAAAACCTATTCTGTTCGTTCATGGTTGGCCGCTTAACCGGAAAATGTTTGAATACCAATTCGACCAGATTCCAAACGCTGGTTACCGATGTATCCGGATGGACTTGCGTGGGTTTGGTAGTTCCGATAAACCATGGACCGGATATTCATACGACCGTATGGCGGATGACATCAGGATCGTCATTGATACGTTAAAGCTGAAGAATCTCATACTTGTCGGGTACTCTATGGGTGGTGCGATTGTCATCCGACATATGGTTCGACATGCGGGGCAAAATATTTCTAAACTCGTATTGATGGGAGCTGCAGCACCGGTTTTCACAAAGCGGCCAGGTTATCCGTATGGAATGACGAAGGAACAGGTCAATAAGTTGATACAAGCAACGTACACGGATCGACCAAAAATGCTTGAAGAGTTCGGTGACTTGGTTTTTGAACAACCGATATCGGACAGTTTCAAAAGCTGGTTCCACGGATTGGGGTTAGAAGCCTCAGGTCATGCCACCGCTATGACTGCCATGTCTCTTAGAGATGAAGAATTATGGAATGATATGCACAAAATCCATGTCCCAACTGGAATATTCCACGGTGTAAAAGATAAAATCTGTCCGTTCGAGTTTGCACAGGTCCAGCATGCACAAATCAATGGATCAAAGCTTTTCTCTTTTAATAAAAGCGGCCACGGAATTTTTTACTGCGAACTGGAAAAATTCAATAGAGAGTTTTTACGGTTCGTCAGTGGATAG
- a CDS encoding ABC transporter ATP-binding protein, which yields MFSVLVKLGWFFKRHWKRYTVAIVLLQIVNFIEVVPPKLIGMAIDEMTIGSLTSERLFQFVGFYIILMIVNYSLCYIWMYQLFGGSFLVERTMRSSFMRHLLKMTPTFYEKYRTGDLMARATNDLKAISITAGFGILTLIDSSLFLVTILLVMGFTISWPLTLAALLPLPIMALLMNRYGKLIHKRYTTAQDAFGDLNDQVLESVSGVRVIRAYVQEKADNQRFSNMTDDVYKKNISVAKIDALFEPTIKVLVGISYLIGLGYGAFLVFHKTLTLGELVAFNVYLGMLIWPMFAVGELINVMQRGNASLDRVNNTLDYEPDVKDNEQVVSFDKPDEISFNRVTFRYPSSQVDNLKDVSFSLKRGQTLGIVGKTGSGKTTLVKQLLREYPSGKGTIAVSGVPIEKIALSQLHSWIGYVPQQQILFSRSVKENILFGVSDASAERLGDVVELSSLTGDIENLPKGMQTLVGEKGVALSGGQKQRISIARALLVNPEILLLDDAMSAVDGKTEAKIISSIRNERAGKTTLITTHRLSAVQHADWILVMDEGRIVEEGTHEQLLENGGWYLEQYERQQLEAGLSEDVV from the coding sequence ATGTTTTCAGTATTAGTCAAACTAGGATGGTTTTTTAAAAGACATTGGAAGCGTTATACAGTAGCGATCGTATTGCTTCAAATTGTAAACTTCATTGAGGTTGTTCCACCGAAATTAATTGGGATGGCGATCGATGAAATGACGATCGGCTCACTGACGTCAGAGCGATTATTTCAGTTTGTTGGATTTTATATCATATTAATGATTGTCAATTATTCACTGTGCTATATATGGATGTACCAGTTGTTCGGTGGATCCTTTCTCGTAGAAAGGACGATGCGTTCAAGTTTTATGCGCCATCTTTTGAAAATGACACCGACGTTTTATGAAAAGTACCGAACTGGGGATTTGATGGCTCGTGCTACAAACGACCTAAAAGCGATCTCCATTACAGCAGGATTCGGAATCTTAACACTGATCGACTCAAGCTTATTTTTGGTGACGATCCTTTTGGTGATGGGCTTTACGATCAGTTGGCCATTGACTCTAGCGGCATTATTACCGCTGCCGATCATGGCACTCTTGATGAATCGGTATGGAAAGCTGATTCATAAACGTTATACAACCGCACAGGATGCATTTGGAGATCTGAATGACCAGGTGCTTGAGTCAGTTTCCGGTGTAAGGGTCATTCGGGCTTATGTTCAAGAAAAAGCAGATAATCAGCGGTTTTCGAACATGACTGATGATGTTTATAAGAAAAATATCTCAGTTGCAAAAATCGATGCATTGTTTGAACCGACTATAAAAGTACTTGTAGGAATCAGTTACTTAATCGGATTAGGCTACGGGGCATTTCTAGTTTTCCATAAGACATTAACGCTTGGGGAACTCGTTGCCTTTAACGTCTATCTCGGAATGTTGATCTGGCCGATGTTTGCGGTCGGAGAATTGATCAACGTCATGCAGCGGGGAAATGCGTCACTTGACCGGGTAAATAACACGTTGGATTATGAGCCTGATGTGAAGGATAACGAGCAGGTTGTATCTTTTGATAAGCCCGATGAAATTTCGTTTAACCGCGTAACCTTCCGTTATCCGAGCTCTCAAGTGGATAACCTGAAGGATGTTTCATTTTCGTTAAAACGTGGTCAAACGCTTGGAATCGTCGGAAAAACAGGAAGCGGAAAGACAACGCTTGTCAAACAGCTTTTACGTGAATATCCATCAGGTAAGGGGACAATTGCTGTTTCTGGTGTTCCAATTGAGAAAATTGCTCTGTCGCAGCTTCACAGCTGGATTGGATATGTACCACAGCAGCAGATCTTGTTTTCACGCTCTGTGAAGGAAAATATATTATTCGGAGTTTCTGATGCATCAGCAGAGCGTTTGGGCGATGTCGTTGAGCTATCATCATTGACAGGCGATATCGAAAACCTTCCAAAAGGGATGCAAACGTTAGTTGGAGAAAAAGGGGTTGCTTTATCCGGTGGTCAGAAGCAACGGATTTCGATTGCTCGGGCGCTGCTCGTCAACCCGGAAATTTTACTATTGGATGATGCAATGTCTGCCGTTGACGGGAAAACCGAAGCGAAAATCATCAGCAGCATTCGAAATGAACGTGCCGGTAAAACAACCTTGATCACGACCCACCGATTATCAGCCGTTCAGCATGCTGACTGGATTCTCGTAATGGATGAAGGCCGAATTGTAGAAGAAGGAACACATGAACAGTTATTGGAAAATGGAGGCTGGTACTTAGAGCAATATGAACGACAACAGTTAGAAGCCGGCCTTTCAGAGGATGTGGTGTAA
- a CDS encoding ABC transporter ATP-binding protein has product MNVGKRLYQYALLYKKTIILALIMLALAVGTELTGPFIAKKMIDNHILGIEEPWVMVENAGDDTVKYKGKNYVRAEYHEGDASEQPTVRILQVKLDYYFIDEPVAFDGERTIENGKMIIEKGEQRATYEVDELTNQQLLAFYQPEVKRLIYLSALYLGLMVIASFFTYGQSYLLQQSANRIIQRMRTDVFGQIQRLPVNYFDNLPAGKVVSRITNDTEAIRELYVTVLAQFFTGIIYIVGILTALFFLDVRLAAICSLIIPILIVWVFMYRKFASKYNHLIRSRLSDLNAMINESIQGMTIIQAFRRQKQTTNEFEKINEEYFRYRNKLLNLEAIMTHNLVNLLRNVAFVTLIWYFGGASLTVGAAVSVGVLYAFVDYLNRMFQPVTGIVTQLANLEQARVSGERVFRLLDREGEDVSNTTLPRYQGNVMFDDVTFAYKEEDYVLKNISFEAKQGETVALVGHTGSGKSSIMNLLFRFYDIEHGKIMIDGQDIQHMSRQDLRKHMGIVLQDPFLFTGTIESNVSLDDPSITREQVEKALKDVGAEPFINQLPKGFDEPVVEKGSTLSAGQRQLISFARALAYNPAILILDEATANIDTETEAIIQDALDVLKKGRTTFIIAHRLSTIKSADQILVLDHGRIVERGNHDELMEKKGKYYQMYQLQQGMKQSRTAV; this is encoded by the coding sequence ATGAACGTAGGAAAACGATTATATCAGTACGCATTACTTTATAAAAAGACGATCATTTTGGCATTGATCATGCTCGCACTTGCGGTGGGAACCGAGCTTACTGGGCCATTCATCGCAAAAAAAATGATCGACAACCATATTCTCGGGATTGAAGAACCGTGGGTAATGGTTGAAAATGCCGGTGACGATACGGTCAAATACAAAGGAAAAAATTACGTACGAGCTGAGTACCATGAAGGAGATGCTTCTGAGCAGCCAACGGTGAGAATCCTTCAGGTAAAGCTTGATTATTACTTTATTGATGAACCGGTTGCCTTTGATGGAGAACGTACCATTGAGAACGGGAAGATGATCATTGAAAAAGGGGAGCAGCGGGCGACGTATGAGGTCGATGAACTGACGAACCAACAGCTCCTTGCCTTTTACCAGCCAGAAGTGAAGAGACTCATATATTTGAGTGCCCTTTATCTAGGGCTAATGGTAATCGCATCCTTTTTCACGTATGGTCAGAGTTATTTGCTGCAACAGTCAGCGAATCGGATCATTCAGAGAATGCGGACAGACGTCTTTGGTCAAATTCAACGTCTCCCAGTCAATTACTTTGATAACCTTCCTGCTGGTAAGGTTGTCTCAAGGATCACGAACGATACCGAGGCGATTCGTGAGCTTTACGTAACGGTATTGGCACAATTTTTTACAGGGATCATCTATATTGTTGGGATCCTTACTGCGTTGTTCTTCTTGGATGTTCGACTCGCAGCGATTTGTTCACTTATTATTCCGATCCTGATTGTTTGGGTTTTCATGTATCGGAAGTTTGCGTCTAAATATAACCACCTCATTCGTTCACGCTTAAGTGATTTGAATGCAATGATCAATGAATCGATCCAAGGGATGACGATCATTCAGGCATTTCGCAGACAGAAGCAGACCACGAACGAGTTTGAGAAGATTAATGAGGAATATTTCCGTTATCGCAATAAGCTGTTGAACCTTGAAGCAATCATGACACATAACCTCGTGAATCTGCTTCGTAATGTAGCGTTCGTCACATTGATCTGGTACTTTGGCGGTGCATCGTTAACAGTAGGAGCGGCCGTTTCCGTCGGAGTGCTGTACGCATTCGTCGATTACTTGAACCGGATGTTCCAGCCTGTAACCGGTATTGTGACACAGCTCGCGAATTTGGAGCAGGCACGTGTATCTGGAGAACGGGTATTCCGCTTGTTAGATCGAGAAGGGGAAGACGTATCGAACACCACCTTGCCGCGTTATCAAGGGAACGTAATGTTTGATGATGTAACGTTTGCTTATAAAGAGGAAGATTACGTCTTGAAAAACATTTCGTTTGAGGCGAAGCAGGGTGAAACAGTTGCACTCGTTGGTCATACGGGTTCTGGTAAAAGCTCAATCATGAATTTGTTGTTCCGCTTTTATGACATTGAGCATGGGAAAATTATGATTGATGGTCAGGATATTCAGCACATGTCGAGACAGGATTTGAGAAAGCACATGGGTATCGTCCTGCAGGATCCTTTCCTATTTACGGGAACGATTGAATCGAATGTCAGCCTTGATGATCCTTCGATCACGCGAGAACAAGTTGAGAAAGCGTTGAAGGATGTGGGAGCGGAACCGTTTATTAATCAGCTTCCGAAAGGGTTTGATGAGCCGGTCGTGGAAAAAGGAAGTACGTTATCGGCAGGACAGCGGCAGCTCATTTCATTTGCACGCGCTTTAGCGTACAATCCTGCGATCTTGATTTTGGATGAGGCGACGGCGAACATCGATACAGAAACTGAAGCCATTATTCAGGACGCACTTGATGTACTGAAAAAGGGACGGACGACATTCATTATCGCCCACCGATTATCTACAATTAAAAGTGCTGATCAAATTCTTGTTTTGGACCACGGACGTATCGTTGAACGCGGAAACCATGACGAGCTGATGGAGAAGAAAGGAAAGTACTATCAAATGTATCAGCTGCAGCAAGGGATGAAGCAATCCCGGACGGCGGTTTGA
- a CDS encoding MFS transporter → MKRKDIHSWAMYDWANSAFATTIMAAVLPIYYFDVAAKGLDDTTATAFWGYSQSIAVLIVALLAPVLGAIADYSNSKMKFLRFFAYMGMLASILLAFVGEGDYLLASFLLILGTIGFSGGNAFYDAFLPEIASRDEIDRISARGYAFGYLGGGVLLLVNLAMIMYPHLFFLPNKTVASQISFATVAIWWFVFSIPMFKNIKEKKHEQQKMEGSYIGIGFKRLKTTFKGIKQYKQLLLFLIAFWLFNDGISTIIKMATIYGRDIGIGTTHLIGALLITQFVGIPFAFLFGYLAKRINAKRALYIALWTYVLIVFLGYFMETAVHFFALAILVGFVQGGAQALSRSIFGSMVPDNKHGEFYGFYGISAKFSAIFGPFVFGLVGQLTGSSRLGIFSLVIFFLVGIFILSKVDIEQGKIEAGHTPANGEIPM, encoded by the coding sequence ATGAAACGGAAAGATATTCACTCATGGGCGATGTATGATTGGGCAAATTCTGCGTTCGCAACTACAATTATGGCAGCTGTACTACCGATTTACTATTTTGACGTCGCGGCAAAAGGTCTTGATGATACGACAGCGACGGCTTTCTGGGGATATTCACAATCCATTGCAGTGCTTATCGTAGCATTGTTAGCGCCAGTTCTTGGAGCGATTGCTGACTATTCTAATTCAAAGATGAAGTTTTTACGCTTTTTTGCTTATATGGGTATGCTTGCAAGCATCTTGCTTGCATTCGTTGGGGAAGGCGATTATTTATTGGCGTCTTTTCTATTGATCCTCGGAACAATTGGGTTTTCAGGTGGTAATGCATTCTACGATGCGTTTTTACCTGAGATTGCCTCCCGTGATGAAATAGATAGAATCTCGGCAAGAGGGTACGCTTTTGGTTATCTTGGTGGCGGTGTGCTCTTACTCGTCAATCTGGCAATGATCATGTATCCGCACCTCTTTTTTCTACCTAATAAAACCGTTGCGTCTCAAATATCGTTTGCGACCGTTGCAATCTGGTGGTTTGTGTTTTCGATTCCAATGTTTAAAAACATAAAAGAAAAGAAGCATGAACAGCAAAAAATGGAAGGCTCATATATCGGAATTGGTTTCAAACGTCTAAAAACGACATTCAAAGGAATCAAACAATATAAGCAGCTGCTATTATTCTTGATAGCGTTCTGGTTATTTAACGATGGTATTTCAACGATTATCAAAATGGCAACCATTTATGGAAGGGACATAGGAATCGGCACGACACACCTTATTGGTGCACTACTCATAACCCAGTTCGTAGGGATTCCGTTTGCTTTCCTATTCGGCTACCTTGCTAAAAGGATCAATGCAAAACGGGCACTCTACATAGCTCTCTGGACTTACGTACTTATCGTTTTTCTCGGTTACTTTATGGAAACGGCTGTACATTTCTTTGCATTAGCAATACTTGTCGGCTTTGTTCAAGGTGGGGCTCAAGCACTGAGTCGCTCGATCTTCGGAAGCATGGTGCCAGACAATAAGCATGGGGAATTCTATGGGTTTTATGGAATCTCGGCAAAGTTTTCTGCCATCTTCGGACCCTTTGTATTTGGACTTGTCGGCCAATTAACAGGCTCAAGCAGATTAGGAATCTTCTCACTTGTCATCTTCTTCCTCGTCGGTATTTTCATTTTGAGCAAGGTGGATATTGAGCAAGGAAAAATCGAAGCAGGACATACACCTGCAAACGGAGAAATACCAATGTAA
- a CDS encoding zinc dependent phospholipase C family protein: MPNVWTHIHFGETVIEKTGLLRLDHETGPYFRFGTQGPDPFFYHNFWPWKSTPVAEVGDRIHHEHCGQFLMKLVQFTKMRLDDRKLIAFTTGFITHHILDRNAHPYIIYRSGNENNRHQKLEILIDTLLMKELRGIETWNTPVYKQLYIGGSLQTSVKEMLSEAIDAYFHDLHKQLPSNYIERSYEQMQQALKVLYDPLGWKYKLLKDRIEPFSYQKDIESGDFLNETKTRWIHPAQPDEHSEQTFYDLLDQAERECADILQELGAYWFENSEDAFDRLEQKIGNISYDSGKDCTLPLENRHFEPML, encoded by the coding sequence ATGCCAAACGTTTGGACACATATACACTTTGGAGAAACCGTTATTGAAAAAACAGGCTTACTCAGATTGGATCATGAAACGGGACCCTATTTCCGATTTGGAACACAAGGACCAGATCCATTCTTTTATCATAACTTCTGGCCATGGAAGTCAACACCAGTAGCTGAAGTGGGTGACCGAATCCACCATGAACATTGCGGCCAATTTTTGATGAAGCTCGTTCAGTTTACAAAAATGCGTCTGGATGACCGTAAGTTGATTGCTTTTACCACCGGGTTCATTACCCATCACATTCTCGATCGCAACGCCCATCCGTATATCATCTATCGATCCGGAAACGAAAATAATCGGCATCAAAAGCTAGAGATTTTGATCGATACTTTATTAATGAAAGAATTGCGTGGAATCGAAACCTGGAATACACCTGTATATAAACAGCTTTATATCGGTGGCAGCTTACAAACCTCAGTGAAGGAAATGCTTTCAGAAGCCATCGATGCTTATTTCCATGATCTTCACAAGCAGCTTCCAAGCAATTATATCGAACGCTCCTATGAACAAATGCAACAAGCACTAAAGGTTCTGTACGATCCGCTCGGATGGAAATATAAACTGTTAAAAGACAGGATCGAACCTTTTTCCTATCAAAAAGATATTGAATCAGGGGATTTCTTGAACGAAACGAAAACACGCTGGATCCATCCGGCACAACCGGATGAACATTCAGAACAGACCTTTTATGATTTACTCGATCAAGCTGAACGCGAATGTGCAGACATTTTACAGGAGCTTGGTGCTTATTGGTTTGAGAATTCGGAGGATGCCTTTGATCGTCTTGAGCAGAAAATCGGCAATATCTCCTATGACTCAGGCAAAGATTGTACACTGCCTCTTGAAAACAGACATTTCGAACCGATGTTATGA